ACGGCAGCATTCTTGGCGCGGCAAAAATGATGCACGACATCACCGACCGCAAGCGCGTCGAGCGCTACCTGATGGAGTTCAATGCCGAACTGGAACAACAGGTCAACGAACGCACCGCCGAACTGACACGGGTGGCCGGTTTGCTGCAGGCGGTACTCGATGCGTCTTCGGAAGTCTCCATCATCGCCACCGATACCGAGGGGCGCGTCGTGGTGTTCAACCGCGGCGCGGAATTGCTGCTTGGCTATTCGAACCAGGAGATCGTCGGGCAGAAAACCGCCGTAGGGTTCCACCTGCGTGCCGAGATGGATGCTCGTTCGCTGGAACTGAGCCGCGAATACGGCATCCTCATCGAGGGCGTCGACGTATTCACCTTCAAGGCCCAGCTGGAAGGCGCGGAAACCCGCCAGTGGACCTACGTGCGCAAGGACGGCTCGCACGTCCAGGTGTCGATGGTGATCACTCCGATCCGTACCGAAGCGGGCGAGATCATTGGCCATCTGGCCATTGCCCAGGACATCACCGAGCGCCTGCGCCATAGCGCCGAACTCAATGATGCCAAGTCCATCGCCGAAGCCGCCAACGCCGCCAAGAGCCTGTTCCTGGCCAACATGAGCCATGAGATCCGCACCCCGATGAACGCGGTGATAGGCATCGCCCACCTGTTGCAGAACACCCCCTTGAACGAGCAGCAGCGGCAGCTGCTGACCAAGCTGCAGATCGCCGGACGCACGCTGCTGGGCATCATCAACGACATCCTCGACATCGCCAAGATCGAAGCGGGCGAGATGCGCCTGGAAAGCAACCCCTTCAGCCCCCGGCAACTGCTCGGCGAGCTTAACGAGCTGTTTACCTCCCAGGCCCAGGAAAAGGGCCTGCGTTTTTCCGTCAAGGGCGCGGGGCAACTGCCGAACCTGCTGATTGGCGATGCCTTGCGGGTCAACCAGATCCTCATGAACCTGGTGGGCAATGCCCTCAAGTTCACCACCCAGGGCGGCGTCGAGGTGAGCGCCAGCCGCGAGAGCGGTGATGCCGAGCACTGCTGGCTGCGTTTCAGCGTGCAGGACACCGGCTGTGGTATCGCCGCCGATGTGCTGGGTCAGCTGTTTTCGCCGTTCACCCAGGCCGACGCTTCCACAACACGCCGCTTCGGCGGCACCGGCCTGGGCCTGTCGGTGGTGCGTGGGCTGGCCGAGCAGATGGGCGGCGAAGTGGGTGTGCGCAGCGAATTGGGCATGGGCAGCGAGTTCTGGGTGCGCTTGCCGTTTCGCATCGGCCAGAGTGACGTGGAACCGGCTGTGCCGGGCAGCAACCTGGAAGTGCTGGTGCTCAGCGACAACGTGCAATCCTCCCAGGCCTTGCAACGCCTGTGCCGTGGCCTGGGCTGGCGGGTCTGCAGCCCGCCCGGTGAAGAAGCACTGCAACCCTTGCTCGACGAGCGTCGGCAACGCAGCGGCCCGCTGCCGGACGTCCTGTTGCTCGACTGGCAGCAGGTGCAGCCTGGTGAGCTGCAACGGGTTCGTGAAATCGCCGGCCTGCCGGTCATCCTGGTAACCCGCGTCGGTACAGAGCAGGCCGTCGCCGATCTGCCGGTCGACTGGCTGTTGCTCAAGCCACTGGACAGTTCGGCGCTGTTCAACGCCGTCAATGCTTGCATCGCCCGGTGCCAGGGCAGTACCGCGCGGGTCATCCAGGCGACCCGCCTGGACACCAGCGTGACCCGTTGGCTCAGCGGCCTGGAGCTGCTGCTGGTCGACGACAGCGAGATCAACCTGGAAGTGGCCAGCCTGCTGCTCGAGCAGCAGGGCGCCAAGGTGCATACCTGCACCAACGGGTTGCAGGCCCTGGAGCGTTTGCGCCAGGCGCCGGAGTTCTTCGATGCGGTGCTGATGGATGTGCAGATGCCGGAGATGGACGGCTACGAAGCCACTCGGCGCTTGCGCGGCGACCTGGGCCTGACCCGCCTGCCGGTACTGGCCTTGACCGCCGGGGCACTGGCCGAAGAGCGACGCCAGGCCGAGCAGGCCGGGATGGATGATTTCCTCACCAAGCCTCTGGATCCGGCGGCACTGATCCGCGCCATCCGCCAGGCGGTGGAGCGCGTGCGCGGTGTACCGCTGCAGGTCAGTCAGGTTCCGCAGTCGTCTGCGCAGGGCGGTGACTGGCCGCAGATCGACGGCATCGACAGTCAGGAAGTGGCCACCCGCCTGGGGCACGATGTGGAGCTGTTCCTGTCGTCCTTGAAACGCTTCTTCGCCGAGTTCGCCGGCTTCGGTGACGTATCGACCATCCAGCAGCGCGCCATCGGTGAGCCCATGGTGGTGGCGGCCGAGCTACACAAGCTGCGGGGTGTGGCGAACCTGCTGGGTGCCCGGGAACTGGGGCGCCTGGCGGCGCAGGCCGAGACGGCCCTGCGAGAGTCTGCCGATGCCGCGCCCAGCCTGCACGGATTGACCGAGGCTTATCATGAGCTGCGTGAACAGACTGCCGCGCTGCAGGTTTCCAGCCTGCCGGCGCCGCAAGCCGAGGCGGACCCGGAGACGGCCCGCGAAGCACTGGCCCGCCTGCGCGAGTCGCTTGGCCAGCGTGACCTCGCCGCCCTGGACCTGTTCGCCCTGGCCGCACCGGCGTTGCAGGCTTCAGCCGGTCGACCGCTGGTCGAACAGCTCTGGCAGGCCGTCGAGGGCCTCGAGTTCGAGCGTGCCCTGAATCTGCTCGAACGTGCCGATCTTTGAAGGGCAAACAGGGAATGGAGAAACAGACGTAATGGAACCGACCCCCAGCCTGCTGATCGTCGATGACGACATTTCCGCTATCCGGGTGCTGAGCAAAGTGTTGCAGGGCCTGGGGCAGATTCGCTTCGCCACCGGCGGCGAACAGGCATTGCGCATGATCCAGGAGCAGCGTCCCGACCTGATCCTGCTCGATGCCGAAATGCCGGGTATGAGCGGCTTCGAGGTGTGCCGAACCGTCAAGAGCGACCCGCTGCTGCAGGATGTGCCGGTGATCTTCATCACCAGCCATACCCAGACCCGCGTCGAGGAGCAGGGCCTGGCGCTGGGGGCGGTGGATTTCATTGGCAAGCCGGTGCAGCCGGCGATCGTCACTGCCCGGGTCAAGACCCATCTGCGCCTCAAAATGGCCATGGATCGTCTCAACCGCCTGGCACAGACCGACGGCCTGACCGGCCTGGCCAACCGCCGCCTGCTGGACGAGGCCATCGGGCGCGAATGGTCGCGGGCCAGGCGCAACCAGGGCGCCTTCTCGCTGTTGCTGCTGGATATCGACTATTTCAAGCGCTACAACGACCGCTACGGTCATTTACAGGGCGACGAGTGCCTGATTGCCGTGGCTCATGCACTCAAGGGCTGTGTGCATCGTTCTACTGACCTGGTGGCACGCTATGGTGGCGAGGAGTTCGTCATCCTGCTTCCGGATACGGGGGCCGAAGGCGCCCGCCAGATGGCGCAGGAGGTGGTCGAGACCGTCCAGGGGCTGGAGCGCGTGCACGAAGCCAGTGAGTATGGACGGGTGACGGTATCGGTGGGCGCGGCCAGCCTGGAAGCCGGGGTCAACTGCCCAGCCCGCTCGACACCGCCAGTGCCCCCCGAAACCATTGTGGTGGCGCTGCTCGCACAAGCCGACCGGGCGCTTTACCAGGCCAAGGATGGCGGGCGCAACACCAGTCGTTTCGTCGCCCTCACACCGCCGCTGCCCGGTGAGGCTGCAATGTGACGCCCGCTGGCACGCTGCCGTTCAGCTGTGCACGCAGTGAGTGACGTACTCGCCTTTTTGCAAAGGGCTCTGCACCTCGTGGATCACCCCGCAAAGCAGCGCTTGCTCCGGTTCGAGAATCCGTGGCGCGGCGGTCAGGTACTTTTCGGTTTCCAGCGGTTCCTGCGCGCCCTGGGTGCGCTCGGCCACGATGCGGCAGTACAGGTGCATGTCGAAGTCCAGGCTCATCGCGTATTCGGACATGCGTGAATGGTCCACGGCGCCGTTGAGGTGCCAGTGGAAGGGGTGAAACAGGAATTTGCTGTGCGGGCAGGCGGTGCGCTGTTCCCCCGCGAGGAAGATGACGTTGCCCATGGATTCCACAGTGCCCAGGTTATGGGTGTGTACCGGCATCGGCAGGCTCAGCAGAAAGTTGTAGAGGGTGAAGCCATAACTGCATTCGCCGCCCATCGTGGCGATGTTCAGTACCAGGCGTTCGGCGTTCTGCTGGGCGGCCTGGGAGGCTTTGTCGATCAGTTGCCCGCAGGTTGCGGAGTTGATGGGGGCGGTGAAATGGATAATGTGAATCGCCATGTTCGCTACCTCTTGAACGATGAGCGCGGATCGAACGAATTGCATACCCCGCAGCGTGGCGAGGAGGCTGTGCGGCGAAGGTGCTAGCGCTGCACGCCGACAGGGCGGAGCCACTCCACAGCAGGTTCTGCTTGACCACCCGCTGCCAGATCGGCCCCGCCCATGGCGCAGTGGTGTTCATGGGCGGATCATGGCCCAGGCTGCGCAGGTTTCAAACGGCAAGGGCTCAGGATTGGCGACCACCGCGGTGGCTGCCTTGTCCGCCTTTCTTGCCGGTTTCCGATGCCTTATCCCGGTCCTGGGACATATTGCCGCCCGAGGATTGACCGCCTTTCTTACCGGCTTGGGAAGCCTTCTCGCGGTCGTTGGCGAAGTTGCCGGGATTCTTGTTTCCTGTAGTCATGATAGCACTCCAATATTGGCTATGAGTTCCAACAGTTCACAAATGCCCGTTTCAATTAACGGACACTAGATCCGATAAGTGTCCGGTGTGGAATGTTTCTGGAATTGTTGTGTGGCCGGATGAATGGTAGTGGGGAAGTATCAGTGGCATGGAGAAAACTATAAAAACTCATATGAATCAGCGGGCTGCAAATGGAGTGATAAGTTTGGAATCCTTGGTAAGGTTTTTGACAGCTGGTGTCAGTATGGC
The Pseudomonas sp. DTU_2021_1001937_2_SI_NGA_ILE_001 DNA segment above includes these coding regions:
- a CDS encoding CHASE domain-containing protein — protein: MKTNSLKWLCGWTSLVLLAGLALSWFASHEQAKAIERYVMMALKDAGQGIADDLQTRLRVYEYRLRGLRGAIHMMNPEDISGSQMSRYSQGRNIEKEYPGASGFGFIRRVPQNKEGDFLRAVRADGRPDFALSRFSAHQGDRYIIQFIDPSVRNIQALGLDIASEPRRRDAAIQAMRSGQATLSAPITLQQSNEERLRAFLFLLPVYSTPETPPDVAQREASAIGWTYAPLAMSEVMASLDPANHRLHLTLYDVSDGRQLIYQTHDDEPEPEVVQVYAFEREIYGRVWRMEVGAHPMFIAALDLVPPARVFFIGMLATLLLTAMVGNLMLSRLRKHEVIAGQARLATIVENSSDAIIGEALDGRIITWNRAAEQMFGYTEDEVLGRPLAPLLVPLSRVHEDEQLLERVARGERGSTLETQRLHKEGRLIDVTITCSLIREADGSILGAAKMMHDITDRKRVERYLMEFNAELEQQVNERTAELTRVAGLLQAVLDASSEVSIIATDTEGRVVVFNRGAELLLGYSNQEIVGQKTAVGFHLRAEMDARSLELSREYGILIEGVDVFTFKAQLEGAETRQWTYVRKDGSHVQVSMVITPIRTEAGEIIGHLAIAQDITERLRHSAELNDAKSIAEAANAAKSLFLANMSHEIRTPMNAVIGIAHLLQNTPLNEQQRQLLTKLQIAGRTLLGIINDILDIAKIEAGEMRLESNPFSPRQLLGELNELFTSQAQEKGLRFSVKGAGQLPNLLIGDALRVNQILMNLVGNALKFTTQGGVEVSASRESGDAEHCWLRFSVQDTGCGIAADVLGQLFSPFTQADASTTRRFGGTGLGLSVVRGLAEQMGGEVGVRSELGMGSEFWVRLPFRIGQSDVEPAVPGSNLEVLVLSDNVQSSQALQRLCRGLGWRVCSPPGEEALQPLLDERRQRSGPLPDVLLLDWQQVQPGELQRVREIAGLPVILVTRVGTEQAVADLPVDWLLLKPLDSSALFNAVNACIARCQGSTARVIQATRLDTSVTRWLSGLELLLVDDSEINLEVASLLLEQQGAKVHTCTNGLQALERLRQAPEFFDAVLMDVQMPEMDGYEATRRLRGDLGLTRLPVLALTAGALAEERRQAEQAGMDDFLTKPLDPAALIRAIRQAVERVRGVPLQVSQVPQSSAQGGDWPQIDGIDSQEVATRLGHDVELFLSSLKRFFAEFAGFGDVSTIQQRAIGEPMVVAAELHKLRGVANLLGARELGRLAAQAETALRESADAAPSLHGLTEAYHELREQTAALQVSSLPAPQAEADPETAREALARLRESLGQRDLAALDLFALAAPALQASAGRPLVEQLWQAVEGLEFERALNLLERADL
- a CDS encoding diguanylate cyclase domain-containing protein, encoding MEPTPSLLIVDDDISAIRVLSKVLQGLGQIRFATGGEQALRMIQEQRPDLILLDAEMPGMSGFEVCRTVKSDPLLQDVPVIFITSHTQTRVEEQGLALGAVDFIGKPVQPAIVTARVKTHLRLKMAMDRLNRLAQTDGLTGLANRRLLDEAIGREWSRARRNQGAFSLLLLDIDYFKRYNDRYGHLQGDECLIAVAHALKGCVHRSTDLVARYGGEEFVILLPDTGAEGARQMAQEVVETVQGLERVHEASEYGRVTVSVGAASLEAGVNCPARSTPPVPPETIVVALLAQADRALYQAKDGGRNTSRFVALTPPLPGEAAM
- a CDS encoding ATP-dependent Clp protease proteolytic subunit; this encodes MAIHIIHFTAPINSATCGQLIDKASQAAQQNAERLVLNIATMGGECSYGFTLYNFLLSLPMPVHTHNLGTVESMGNVIFLAGEQRTACPHSKFLFHPFHWHLNGAVDHSRMSEYAMSLDFDMHLYCRIVAERTQGAQEPLETEKYLTAAPRILEPEQALLCGVIHEVQSPLQKGEYVTHCVHS
- a CDS encoding general stress protein, whose amino-acid sequence is MTTGNKNPGNFANDREKASQAGKKGGQSSGGNMSQDRDKASETGKKGGQGSHRGGRQS